One Triplophysa dalaica isolate WHDGS20190420 chromosome 1, ASM1584641v1, whole genome shotgun sequence DNA segment encodes these proteins:
- the chd3 gene encoding chromodomain-helicase-DNA-binding protein 3 isoform X2 codes for MSSLLRSCEEDEGTAVNSEGGDFGEEEDDGDLDASDINSPAAPRETAARAAPDDGDDFCGISDRDSLGKKKRGPKKKKETKKKDKEKEGKMAKARKRKKIESDIEKDSEVDYGVNSDSAASDYGGEKKKKKKHKDKKEKKTKKKKKEDEDSTHEETTKPIELKTSAQLAKEWGLENVDHTFTEEDYRTLTNYKAFSQFMRPMIAKKNPKIPMSKMMTILGAKWREFSSNNPFKGSAAAVAAAAAAAAAAVAEQVSAATASPEPPPQPPPLRKAKTKEGKGPGFKKRSKSPRVSDKKKPKPKKMAPLRIKLGALGNKRKKSSSSEEVDDDDSEQENSSVHSSSVRSDSSGRVKKNKRGRPAKKKKKVQGDEDADGYETDHQDYCEVCQQGGEIILCDTCPRAYHLVCLEPELEKAPEGKWSCPHCEKEGIQWEAKEEDFEDFEEECDDVRDVEGGLGGEEEEDDHMEFCRVCKDGGELLCCDSCPSSYHIHCLNPPLPEIPNGEWLCPRCTCPTIKGRVQKILHWQWGEPPPPVPVLPSPDAATDAPPPPPIKGRPEREFFVKLAGQSYWHCTWITELQLEIFHSVMFRNYQRKTDMDEPPSLDYGSGGEEDSGKSEKRRAKDPQYAILEEKYYRYGIKPEWMMVHRIINHSMDKKGKYHYLVKWRDLTYDQCTWEGDDLDIPEFGAYKAAYWRHREEVMKEDPEKPRKIRRREENDEAPGTPVNDPTIKYEEQPDFVTETGGTLHLYQLEGLNWLRFSWAQGTDTILADEMGLGKTIQTIVFLYSLFKEGHTQGPFLVSAPLSTIINWEREFEMWAPDFYVVTYTGDKESRAIIRENEFSFDDTAVKGGKKAFKLRREAPIKFHVLLTSYELVTIDQNVLKSIDWACLVVDEAHRLKNNQSKFFRRLNDYKIDHKLLLTGTPLQNNLEELFHLLNFLTPNRFNNLEGFLEEFADISKEDQIKKLHDLLGPHMLRRLKADVFKNMPAKTELIVRVELSPMQKKYYKFILTRNFEALNSKGGGNQVSLLNIMMDLKKCCNHPYLFPVASAEAPKTPSGAYEGVGLTKSSGKLMLLQKMFRILKEQGHRVLVFSQMTKMLDLLEDFLDYEGYKYERIDGGVTGALRQEAIDRFNAPGACQFCFLLSTRAGGLGINLATADTVIIFDSDWNPHNDIQAFSRAHRIGQANKVMIYRFVTRASVEERITQVAKRKMMLTHLVVRPGLGSKAGSMSKQELDDILKFGTEELFKDEIEGDNKDEDSSVIHYDNAAIEHLLDRSQDATDDSDMQNMNEYLSSFKVAQYTVREDDKIEEIEREIIKQEENVDPDYWEKLLRHHYEQQQEDLARNLGKGKRVRKQVNYNDAAQEDQEWHADISDNQSEYSVGSEEEDEDFDERPEGRRQSRRQLRNEKDKPLPPLLARVGGNIEVLGFNMRQRKAFLNAVMRWGMPAQDAFSCQWLVRDLRGKSEKEFKAYVSLFMRHLCEPVSDGSETFADGVPREGLCRQPVLTRIGVMSLVKKKVQEFEHINGKWSMPELKPEVTVDSKKSSRASSPVIKTDTPTPEPSCNNTPCTSKPATPSPSDKSGKECEKDDGGLHSETEKEREKEGKEGERAESTEHGETTLKEGVKDPASREKSLTSESPTAATDDSKTKDNSDLPPCSPKEKSEKDKREEENSEKKTSFEKTMGDSSCDSPSVKDEDREAVRGEKGEKTGEERDKRDQTPPTETTEKQERSDSQSSDVKKEEVKGKKDAERAKEVRGQKEEIPKGNGKSTERPRFMFNIADGGFTELHTLWQNEERAAISSGKINEIWHRRHDFWLLAGIVCHGYARWQDIQNDLQFAIVNDPFKTQANKGNFLEMKNKFLARRFKLLEQALVIEEQLRRAAYLNMTQDPTHPAMALNARFTEVECLAESHQHLSKESLAGNKPANAVLHKVLNQLEELLSDMKADVMRLPATLSRVPPITARLQMSERSILSRLANKGNETHTPPVIPPGPYATPQNFGSPFTPAPSALTLAGSNYSQMPPGSFISEAPSCLKTKEHDVLQRQRVVDLWKDGKSEGSIGLELRMPKSTVHSIIVKYRLSNTVENLPRNGRPKKP; via the exons CCAATAGAGCTGAAGACATCGGCCCAGCTGGCTAAAGAATGGGGTCTAGAAAATGTTGATCACACATTCACAGAGGAGGATTATAGAACACTTACCAACTACAAAGCCTTCAGCCAGTTCATGAG ACCGATGATTGCTAAGAAGAACCCTAAAATCCCCATGTCTAAGATGATGACAATTCTGGGGGCCAAATGGCGGGAGTTTAGCTCTAATAACCCATTTAAAGGTTCGGCAGCAGCTGTCGCTGCCGCTGCTGCTGCCGCCGCCGCAGCCGTTGCAGAGCAGGTCTCCGCAGCAACAGCATCCCCTGAACCtcctcctcaaccaccaccactTCGTAAGGCCAAGACCAAAGAGGGGAAAG GCCCTGGCTTTAAAAAACGCAGTAAGAGTCCTCGTGTCTCCGACAAGAAGAAGCCCAAACCTAAGAAAATGGCTCCTCTCCGAATCAAACTGGGCGCATTGGGCAACAAGAGGAAGAAGAGCAGCTCG AGCGAGGAGGTGGACGATGACGATTCTGAACAGGAGAACTCCAGCGTTCACAGTTCCTCAGTGCGCTCTGACAGCTCGGGACGGGTGAAGAAGAACAAGAGGGGTCGACCTgccaaaaagaagaagaaag TGCAAGGAGATGAGGATGCTGATGGCTATGAGACGGACCATCAGGACTACTGCGAGGTATGTCAGCAGGGAGGGGAGATCATTCTGTGTGACACCTGTCCTCGAGCGTACCACCTGGTGTGCCTGGAGCCTGAGCTTGAAAAAGCCCCCGAGGGCAAGtggagctgcccacactgt GAGAAAGAAGGGATCCAGTGGGAGGCAAAAGAGGAAGACTTTGAGGACTTTGAGGAGGAATGTGATGATGTCAGAGATGTTGAGGGGGGGCTTGgtggagaggaagaggaggatgatCACATGGAGTTCTGTCGCGTGTGTAAAGATGGAGGAGAGCTCCTGTGCTGTGACTCCTGCCCGTCGTCCTATCACATTCACTGCCTTAACCCGCCACTGCCGGAAATCCCTAACGGAGAGTGGTTGTGTCCACGCTGCACT TGTCCAACAATCAAAGGACGTGTGCAAAAAATTCTTCACTGGCAATGGGGTGAACCACCACCTCCAGTTCCTGTCCTGCCATCCCCAGACGCAGCCACTGATGCCCCGCCCCCTCCACCTATAAAGGGCCGTCCAGAGAGAGAGTTTTTCGTAAAGCTAGCAGGACAGTCTTACTGGCACTGTACCTGGATTACAGAGCTACAG CTCGAGATCTTTCACTCTGTGATGTTCCGGAACTATCAGAGGAAAACAGACATGGACGAGCCGCCCAGTCTAGACTATGGCTCTGGAGGAGAGGAGGATTCTGGGAAGAGTGAGAAGCGGAGGGCCAAAGACCCTCAATATGCCATCCTGGAAGAGAAATATTATCGCTATGGAATCAAGCCTGAATGGATGATGGTGCACAGAATAATTAACCACAg CATGGATAAAAAGGGGAAGTACCACTATCTAGTTAAATGGAGAGATCTGACGTATGACCAGTGCACTTGGGAAGGAGACGATCTGGACATCCCTGAATTTGGTGCATACAAAGCTGCTTACTGGAGACACAG GGAGGAAGTGATGAAGGAAGACCCAGAAAAACCGAGGAAGATACGGAGGAGAGAGGAGAATGATGAAGCTCCCGGCACACCAGTTAATGAT CCGACTATTAAATATGAGGAGCAGCCAGACTTTGTGACAGAAACAGGAGGAACGCTGCACCTGTATCAGCTGGAGGGCCTGAACTGGCTACGCTTTTCCTGGGCTCAAGGCACAGACACCATCCTGGCTGATGAAATGGGTTTGGGCAAGACCATCCAGACCATCGTGTTTCTCTATTCACTGTTTAAAGAg GGTCACACCCAAGGACCGTTCCTGGTGAGTGCACCGCTCTCCACAATCATTAACTGGGAGAGGGAGTTTGAGATGTGGGCTCCTGACTTTTACGTGGTTACCTACACTGGAGACAAAGAAAGTCGAGCCATCATACGTGAGAACGAGTTCAGCTTTGATGACACTGCAGTAAAGGGAGGAAAGAAGGCCTTCAAGTTAAGG AGAGAAGCTCCCATTAAGTTCCATGTGTTGCTGACATCATATGAGCTGGTAACCATAGACCAGAATGTTCTTAAGTCCATCGACTGGGCCTGTCTCGTGGTGGATGAAGCTCACCGCCTCAAAAACAACCAGTCCAAG TTTTTCAGAAGGCTAAATGATTACAAGATTGACCATAAACTGCTGCTGACAGGAACTCCACTTCAGAACAACTTGGAGGAGCTTTTCCACCTGCTTAACTTCCTCACGCCCAACCGTTTTAA TAATCTCGAGGGTTTTCTTGAGGAGTTTGCTGACATCTCTAAAGAGGACCAGATTAAGAAACTGCATGACCTGCTTGGACCACACATGCTGCGGAGACTCAAAGCCGACGTGTTTAAGAACATGCCGGCCAAAACTGAGCTCATCGTACGAGTTGAGCTCAGCCCCATGCAAAA AAAATACTACAAATTTATCCTGACGCGCAACTTTGAGGCGCTAAACTCAAAGGGAGGAGGGAACCAGGTGTCTCTGCTCAACATAATGATGGACCTGAAGAAGTGCTGCAACCATCCCTACCTCTTCCCCGTCGCCTCTGCC GAAGCTCCTAAGACACCGAGTGGAGCTTATGAAGGAGTCGGTCTCACAAAGTCTTCTGGGAAACTCATGCTGCTTCAGAAAATGTTCAGAATACTGAAAGAACAGGGTCACCGAGTGCTCGTGTTCTCTCAG ATGACCAAAATGCTGGATTTGCTGGAGGATTTCCTGGATTATGAGGGTTATAAATATGAGCGAATTGATGGAGGCGTTACTGGAGCCCTTCGACAGGAAGCCATAGACAGATTCAATG CTCCGGGGGCGtgtcagttttgttttcttctctcAACGCGTGCAGGTGGTCTGGGCATCAACTTAGCAACTGCAGACACAGTTATCATCTTTGACTCTGACTGGAATCCTCACAATGACATTCAG GCCTTCAGTCGGGCTCATCGCATAGGTCAGGCCAATAAGGTGATGATATACCGCTTTGTGACTCGCGCGTCTGTTGAGGAAAGAATCACTCAAGTGGCCAAGAGAAAGATGATGCTAACGCACTTGGTAGTGCGCCCCGGTCTAGGCTCGAAAGCAGGATCCATGTCCAAACAAGAGCTGGACGACATTCTCAAGTTTGGCACTGAGGAGCTTTTCAAAGATGAGATTGAAG GGGACAATAAGGATGAAGACAGCAGTGTAATTCACTATGATAACGCTGCCATTGAGCATCTGTTGGACCGCAGCCAGGATGCCACGGATGACTCTGACATGCAGAACATGAACGAGTATCTGAGCTCCTTCAAAGTGGCTCAGTACACCGTCAGAGAAGATGACAAG ATTGAAGAGATCGAGAGAGAGATCATTAAGCAAGAGGAGAATGTGGATCCAGATTACTGGGAGAAGCTCTTGAGGCATCACTACGAACAGCAGCAGGAAGATCTGGCTCGAAATCTTGGCAAAGGAAAGAGAGTCCGCAAGCAGGTTAACTACAATGACGCAGCCCAGGAGGACCAAG AGTGGCATGCTGACATTTCAGATAACCAATCAGAATACTCTGTTGGCTCGGAGGAGGAAGACGAGGACTTTGATGAGAGACCTGAGG GTCGCAGACAGTCTCGCAGGCAGCTCAGGAATGAGAAGGATAAACCGCTGCCTCCCCTGTTGGCCAGGGTGGGTGGCAACATTGAG gTGTTGGGCTTTAATATGCGTCAGAGGAAGGCCTTCCTGAATGCTGTGATGAGGTGGGGGATGCCAGCTCAAGATGCCTTCTCCTGCCAGTGGCTCGTGCGAGACCTCCGCGGCAAGAGCGAGAAAGAATTCAA GGCGTATGTGTCGCTCTTCATGAGGCACCTCTGTGAGCCAGTGTCCGACGGTTCAGAAACATTTGCTGACGGCGTTCCACGGGAGGGGCTTTGCCGGCAGCCGGTCCTTACACGTATAGGGGTCATGTCTCTGGTTAAGAAGAAG GTACAAGAGTTTGAACACATTAACGGTAAATGGAGCATGCCTGAACTAAAGCCAGAGGTTACTGTGGACTCCAAGAAGTCTTCAAGAGCCTCTTCACCTGTCATAAAGACAGACACTCCCACACCTGAACCAAGCTGTAACAACACACCCTGTACTTCCAAACCAG CCACTCCCTCTCCATCTGACAAGAGCGGCAAAGAGTGCGAGAAAGACGATGGTGGGTTGCACTcagaaacagagaaagagagagagaaagaggggaaGGAGGGAGAGAGGGCAGAAAGCACAGAACATGGAgag ACCACCTTGAAAGAAGGTGTGAAGGATCCTGCATCCCGTGAAAAATCCCTAACATCCGAAAGTCCAACAGCAGCTACTGACGACTCCAAAACGAAGGACAACTCTGACCTCCCTCCATGTTCTCCAAAAGAAAAGAGCGAGAAAGACAAACGAGAGGAGGAGAACTCTGAGAAGAAGACTTCCTTTGAGAAAACAATGGGAGATTCATCATGTGATTCCCCATCCGTTAAAGATGAGGACAGAG AGGCTGTTAGAGGAGAGAAGGGAGAGAAGACTGGTGAAGAGAGGGACAAGAGAGATCAGACACCTCCCacagaaacaacagaaaagcaAGAGAGATCAGATAGTCAATCTTCTGATGTCAAAAAAG AGGAGGTGAAGGGTAAAAAAGATGCTGAAAGAGCAaaagaggtcagaggtcaaaagGAGGAGATTCCCAAAGGGAATGGCAAATCCACAGAGCGACCACGGTTCATGTTCAACATTGCAGATGGAGGCTTCACAG AGCTGCACACTCTTTGGCAGAACGAAGAACGGGCGGCCATTTCATCAGGCAAGATCAACGAGATCTGGCACAGACGACATGATTTCTGGCTGCTGGCAGGCATTGTTTG CCATGGTTATGCACGCTGGCAGGATATACAGAATGATCTGCAGTTTGCCATCGTAAATGATCCTTTCAAGACTCAAGCCAACAAAGGAAACTTCTTAGAGATGAAGAACAAATTCCTTGCAAGGAGGTTTAAG TTGCTGGAGCAGGCCCTGGTGATAGAGGAGCAGTTACGTCGAGCTGCGTACCTCAACATGACCCAGGACCCCACTCACCCGGCCATGGCTCTGAACGCTCGTTTCACCGAGGTGGAATGTCTGGCTGAGTCCCACCAGCACCTCAGCAAGGAGTCACTTGCTGGAAACAAACCTGCCAATGCTGTCTTGCATAAGG TTCTTAACCAGCTAGAGGAGCTACTGAGTGACATGAAGGCGGATGTAATGCGGCTTCCAGCTACACTCTCTAGAGTCCCACCAATTACAGCCCGACTGCAGATGTCAGAGAGAAGCATCCTCAGCAGACTGGCCAACAAGGGCAACGAGACACACACGCCTCCG GTTATTCCTCCGGGCCCCTATGCCACACCACAGAATTTTGGCTCCCCCTTTACACCCGCACCTTCAGCACTAACACTGGCTGGGTCCAACTACAGCCAGATGCCTCCTGGCTCCTTCATATCAG AAGCTCCGTCCTGCCTGAAGACCAAGGAACATGACGTGCTGCAGCGCCAGAGGGTGGTAGACCTGTGGAAGGACGGCAAATCAGAAGGGTCAATTGGTCTGGAGCTCCGCATGCCTAAATCCACCGTGCACAGCATCATCGTCAAGTATCGCCTCAGCAACACTGTGGAGAACCTCCCACGCAACGGTCGGCCCAAAAAACCTTGA